GTCGCCATGCGCGCCGCCACCGCTTGCTGGCTGAGCGAACGACGCAGTTCCAGCAATGCCGCCGCCTGCCGCGCCAGTGCGGCCAGTTCTTCCGTGCCGCTAAAATCGGGATGCGGCTTGGTATCGGAAAGGCAGATAGTGCCAACAGCATAGCCATCGGGTGTAATGATGGGAGCGCCGGCATAGAAGCGGATATAGGGCGGGCCAGTGACCAAAGGGCTATCGCGAAAACGCGGGTCCTGATGCGCGTCGAGCACCACCATGACATCCTTTTTGCGGATCGCATGGTCGCAAAACGCGATATCGCGCGGTGTCTCCTGCACCTCCAGTCCTTGCGCCGTCTTGAACCATTGCCGGTCGCTGTCAATCAGCGAGATATAGGCGATAGGCACATCGACTATCAGCCGGGCCAGATCAATCAGATCATCAAACATCCGTTCAGGTGGACTGCCGAGAATATTATAGCTTTGCAACGCAGCCAGCCGCTTTGGCTCATCGTCTTGCAATGCATCGGGAGTAAGAAAGCTGAGGTCCGGGGAGAGAGCCATTAAGCTACAATAGAGGATGCCAGCCATTATAGGCAAGCGGCATAGAAACAGGCTCTAAAGATGAGGTAATAGAAACTAACGCCGCTGGTAACGGAAATACCACACCTCATGCCCCTTGCGCCGCGCCTTGGCTTCATAGCGGGTTTCCGGCCAGCCGCCGGGGCGCTTTATAAAGTCGCTGGGGCTGTCGCAAAGCCACTGAAAATCCCGACGCTGGCGCATCACCATCATCGCATGGCGCAGATAAACCGGATGGTCAGTGCCAAAGCGGAACTCACCGCCCGGTTGGAGCTTGGCCGCAATCAGGTCGAGCGGGCCATGGTTCATCATCCGCCTTTTGGCATGGCGCGCCTTGGGCCATGGGTCGGGATGGAGCAGATAGACAAAGCGCAAGGCTCCATCGGGTATCCGCTCAAGCGCATCAAGCGCATTGCCCATATGCAAACGCACATTGGTCAGGCGGTCATTGCGGATATGCTGTAACGCGCCCACCACGCCATTGACGAAAGGCTCGGCGCCAATAAAGCCATGATCGGGCAGCAAGTCGGCGCGATAGGCGAGATGCTCGCCTGCGCCAAAACCGATCTCGAAATGCAGAGGCCGGTCATCACCGAACAGTGCCTTGCCGCTGACCGGCCCTTCTTCGGGCAGCGACAGCACCGGCAGCAGCTCATCGACAAGCTGCTGCTGCCCCGGGCGCAGCTTATGCCCCTGGGTGCGGCCATAAAGCCGCCTTATGGTGCTGGGGTCACGGTGCGGGTCGGCGCTGAGACCATCATCTTTATTCTGGCTGTTCTCGCTCATATCCGGCGCGTTAGCCGCAACCGGGGCTTTGGTTCAAGCCATGGCTGCTTTGAGCTGGTCCACTAGATCGGTCTTTTCCCAGGGGAAATGCTGGCCATCCGGGGTGCGGCCAAAATGGCCATAGGCGGCAGAAGGCTTGTAGATCGGCGCATTGAGGCCGAGATGCTCGCGGATGCCGCGCGGCGTCAGGCGCACCAGCTTGGGCAGCACTGCCTCCAGTTTGGCCTCATCCACGCCATTTGCGGCGGTGCCGTGAAGATCAACATAGACCGAAAGCGGCTCGGCGATGCCGATGGCATAGGAAAGCTGAATGGTGCAGCGTTTGGCGAGACCGGCAGCGACAACATTCTTCGCCAGATAGCGGGTGATATAAGCGGCTGAGCGGTCGACCTTGGTCGGGTCTTTGCCACTGAAAGCACCGCCGCCATGGGGCGAGGCGCCACCATAGGTATCGACGATAATCTTGCGCCCGGTTACACCAGCATCCCCATCAGGGCCGCCAATCTCGAAGCGGCCGGTCGGGTTCACATGGATGGTGGTGGCATCGGTTACAAAACCATCGGGCATGACTTCACGCGCTACAGTCAGCACATGGTCCCGCAGCTCGGCATATTTTGTCTCGTCGCCTTCGCCCTTGTAGTAATAATAGTCCGGCGCGTGCTGGGTTGACACCACCAATGCGGTGCATTCGACCGGCTTGCCGTCGACATAGCGCAGCGTGACCTGGCTCTTGCTGTCGGGCTCAAGAAACGGTGCCACGCCCGATTTGCGGTCAGCAGCCAACCGCTCGAGAATCTTGTGGCTATAGTCAAGTGTCGCCGGCATCAGGTCGGGGGTTTCATCGGTGGCATAGCCGAACATGATACCCTGATCGCCTGCACCTTCATCCTTGTCTTCGCCCGCATCAACGCCTTGGGCGATCTCGGCGGACTGGCCGTGCAAATGGTTCTCAAAGGTCAGCGTTTCCCAATGGAAACCATCCTGCTCATAGCCGATTTCCTTGACCGTCTGGCGCACCGCATCTTCAATTTCCTGCTGTACGCCATCTTCCCATTCGCCCTGGTTGTTCATAATGCCATTGCCGCGAATTTCACCTGCCAGCACCACGCGCTGGGTGGTGGTCAGCGTTTCACAGGCGACACGCGCCTCCGGGTCTTTGGAGAGAAACAGATCGACAATGGCGTCGGAAATTTGATCGGCAACCTTGTCGGGATGGCCTTCAGAGACGGATTCGGAGGTGAAGAGATAGCTGTTGCGCATGAAGTTATGTGCCTTTCAACGCCCGTAAAGTGGGCCGGAAAACATATAAAGAAATTGTTATATGCGCGCTTTAGCGCCGGGATCGGCGCAAGGCAACAGCGATCAGCAGCAGAATGAGAGACAGGGCAATCGGTGCGATATAGCCCATGCGGCTGAACAGTGTTGGCTCTCCCGGAGGCGGCAAATCGGCATCAATCCGGCCTTCCTCATGCCAGGGGATGCTCTCCAACACTATGCCAAAGCGGTCAATCACGGTGGAGATGCCCGTGGGCGTGGCGCGGATCACCGGCAGGTTTTCCTCAATCGCGCGCAGCCGTGCCTGCTCCACCTGTTGCGGCGGACCAAGCTGGCCGAACCAGTCATCAGTGCTGGGGTTGAACATAAAGTCGGGCCGGTCATTGCGGTCTATCGTCTCGCCAGAGAAGATAATCTCATAACAGACCTGAATGCCCACTTTGCCAAGGCTGCCCAGATCAAGGCTGCGCGGTCCCGGGCCAGGGGTGAAGGGCACTTTTCCCTCGGTCAGCTTGTCGAGGCCGAGCGGCCCCAATATCTCTTCAAATGGCAGATATTCACCATAGGGGACGAGGTGGAACTTGTCATAGCGGCCGATCAACGCGCCATCGCCGCCAATCGCGAATACGCTGTTGCGCGTCGAGACAAGCCTCGGGCGATCATCAAATTCAAATTTGGCGCCGCCGGTGATCAGCATATCGCCGGGCCGTAGCGGGCTGGTGTAGAGTTTGCGCCAAGCCCGCGCTTCATTGGGCGCTGCGAAATAGCTGGGATAGCCATCTTCCAGGGGATCGCTGTTGATCACACCCTCGCTCCAGAACAGGATACGCGGACGCAGATCATCGGGGGTCAGGTCGCGCGACAGCCGCAGCAGCGATTCGCGATTTTGCTGGATAACCACTGGATCGTACCAATCCCGATCCTGCCCCATATTGTTCTGCACGATGGTGAGACGGGTCGCTGATCTTTCGAGGGTGAGGCCGTTTGTCGATAGCAAGACATAGGATGCGCTCCATAGCAGAATGAGCGGCAAACTGAGCAGCAGACCCGGTTTCCAATTCCGGCTTAACAGCAGCCAAAACCCACCAGCGGTCAGGATGAGCAGCGCTGATAGTCCATAGCTGCCCACCCAGCGCGCCGGATAGGCAAAGTCCACCAGTGCGATACCCAGTGGGTTCCACGCAAAACCAGTGAACAGCGTGGCGCGGAGCATCTCTGAGATGGCCCAGCATGCTGCCAAAGCGGGTATCAGAGCCAGCGGCTTCTCTCCTGCAAGCCATTTCGCGCTGTAAATGGCGAGCAAGGGATAGCAGGCCAGGAACAGGCACAGCAAAGCCAGCGCAGGCCAGCCAAACCAGACCGGCATCGCATCCTGAAAATAGAATGGCTGCGGGATCCACAGCAGCATGATGAAGAAATGGCCAAAGCCAAAGCCAAAGCCGATGCGCAGCAGCTTTTTATGGCCTTGATGCGAGATGAGAATCTGGAACAGGCCGATCACGGCAAGCGGGGTTAATGGCCATAAAGAGAAGGGCGCAAAGCCAAGCGCGGCCAGGCCACCGAGAATAAGTGCCAGTAAAGCGGGGAAACGGTCAATCAACCGGGTCAGGAAATTCATGGCCCGGATATGCCGTCAAAGTCGGGCGCTGGCAATTGCTCTGTGATGCGCCGCCTTTTCCATCCTCGTCCATTTCAGATGACATTCAGCTTTGGGGCAGATAGTGCACGCTCATGTCATTATCTGCATTGTCTTCAATCATCCTGCCCATCACCATGTTGGTGCAACCTGCTGCTGCGTCAGAAGAGCCATCTGCGACAACAGAAATCGCGCCGCTTACGCTCGAGCAGAAAACCGATGTGCGCTGCGCCGCCGCTTTTGCGACTATCGCGGTGCAACAGCAGCGCGGGGTTCCCTCATCGGCTTCCTATCCGTCAATGGAGCCGCGCGGTCGCGAATTCTTTGTCGATGTTGGCGCACGGCTGATTGAGGAAACCGGGCGCAGTCGGGAACAGGTGCAGGCGCTGTTCACCGCTGAAGCCGAGGTGTTTCAAAAGGCAGCGCGCGACAAGGACGATCCCAATAGTGCAGTTGATGCGATAATGACGCCGTGCCTGTTCCGGCTGGATGCCGAGGTACCGCGTCCGCCACCGCCCAGCTTGCCACAATGTGCCGCGATTATGGCGCTCGCCTATGAAGAGGTTTTTGCCGAAGAAGGCCTATCGCCGCGCGCCCGGGATTTAAAAACACTGGCTACGGTGCTGGACAATCGCGCCCGGACCAAATTACGCGCTGAGGGCAATTCTGGCACAGAGGCCGATGTGATTTTGGGAACACTCAAGGCGAAACTGGCCGAGGAGGCGTCGGCGCTCGAAGCGCAAGGCAAGAGCCCCAATTACGACTATGAAGCCTGTTATGAACTGGCCGAACCATAAGGCAGCGCGATGAGCTTACGTCCCTTTCACCTTGCTTTTCCCGTCCATAATCTTGCTGCCGCGCGGCAATTTTATGGCGATGTGCTGGGCTGCGCCGAAGGTCGGTCATCGGACAGCTGGATTGATTTCAACCTGTTCGGCCATCAGATTGTCGCGCATCTCGATCCTGATATGCAGCCAGCCGCTGCCCCTACAAATGCCGTCGATGGCGATGCGGTGCCGATTTTCCATTTCGGTGTCATCCTGCAACGCGCCGATTGGGATGTGCTGGTGGAACGGCTGAATGACCTGGATATTGCTTATCTGATCAAACCCAGAGTCCGTTTTGCCGGAGAGGCCGGGGAACAAGGCACATTCTTTATCACTGACCCCAGCGGTAACGGGCTGGAGTTCAAATGCTTTGCCGATGATGCGCAGATTTTTGCGACGGATTAATGCGCGTCACAGAATATAACGCAAAGCCACAAAGCCGCCGACGAACAATACTCCAACCACTGTTGTGGCGAGAGCGAAATTATTGTCGATCCACTCCTTCATCGGCGGGCCGAAGCGTTTGAGCAATATCGCGACGATAAAGAAGCGTGCCGAGCGGGCGATAATCGATGCGCCGATCAGAACGTAGAGTGGCATGGACGTCGCCCCGGCGGCGATGGTGATGACCTTGAAAGGCAGCGGCGTGAAGCCCGCCAGCAACACAATGATCCAGCCCTGCTCGTTAAAATCGGCGGAGAAATCGGCGAATTTTTCATTGAGACCATAAAAGCTGAGGATCGGCTGGCCCACCGCTTCAAACAGGAAGAAGCCAATTGCGTAGCCCAGCAGCGCGCCAATGACTGAGGCAATGGCGCAGATAAACGCATAGTACAGCGCGCGATCTGGCCTCGCGAGACACATCGGTGCGAGCATGACGTCGGGCGGAATCGGGAAGAAGCTCGATTCAACAAAGCTGACCCCGGCCAGCCAGCGCGGCGCCTGTTCATGCGCTGCCTTGTCCAGCGTCCAGTTATAGAGATTTTTGAGCACGGTGAGAGACTTCCAATTTTTCTGACACCTGATCAGATGGTTAAGGTGTGCCCAGTGTCTTTTAGTGCACACAAAGCCACTAAGACACAAAGCCTTGATAGTTATTTGCTACTCTTTTTATGCCTTCACGGAAGGTTGGGGCGCCAAAGTTGATGAGTAGGCCAAGTTTCATATTAAGCAAACGAATATAGGTCAGCGTTTGCTTGGAGTGCACCGGTAGAAGCTGTTCGACCGACTTGAGTTCAATAAGCAGTAGATCGTTGATTATCAGATCAGCACGAAAGCCATTATCTGCCTCTACGCCATCAAAAATGACCTTGACCGGCTTTTGCCGGTCAATTTTATGGCCGATCCGGCTCAGCTTATCCGCCAAGATGCTTTCATATACGGATTCGAGTAGACCCGGACCCAATCTTTTGTGAATATCGAAAGCACAATCGAGAACTTGCGTGACCAGTTCTTCAAGCTGTTCATCGCGCTGACGCATCATTTTTATCTCTTTGTGCCTTCGTGGCTTAGTGTGAACTAATCTGTTCTGCGCAAAGCTCCCCGACATCAATGCCCACCCGGTGCACCGCTGATTTCTTCTGAGAGTTCCGCTGGTGTTTCCCGGCCATGATCGGTCCCTGCGGTGCGGTTGCCCTTGGCCAAGGCAAAGACAACACCGGAAAGCGCCAACAAGCCGATCAGGTTCGGGAAGGTCATCGCCGCATTGGAGATATCGCCGAGACGCCAGACCAGATCGAGGTCCTGATAAGAGGCGATATAGATCACCAGACACCAGAGCACGCGCCAGATCATATGCAGTATC
The sequence above is drawn from the Parasphingorhabdus sp. SCSIO 66989 genome and encodes:
- the trmB gene encoding tRNA (guanine(46)-N(7))-methyltransferase TrmB produces the protein MSENSQNKDDGLSADPHRDPSTIRRLYGRTQGHKLRPGQQQLVDELLPVLSLPEEGPVSGKALFGDDRPLHFEIGFGAGEHLAYRADLLPDHGFIGAEPFVNGVVGALQHIRNDRLTNVRLHMGNALDALERIPDGALRFVYLLHPDPWPKARHAKRRMMNHGPLDLIAAKLQPGGEFRFGTDHPVYLRHAMMVMRQRRDFQWLCDSPSDFIKRPGGWPETRYEAKARRKGHEVWYFRYQRR
- the metK gene encoding methionine adenosyltransferase, with the protein product MRNSYLFTSESVSEGHPDKVADQISDAIVDLFLSKDPEARVACETLTTTQRVVLAGEIRGNGIMNNQGEWEDGVQQEIEDAVRQTVKEIGYEQDGFHWETLTFENHLHGQSAEIAQGVDAGEDKDEGAGDQGIMFGYATDETPDLMPATLDYSHKILERLAADRKSGVAPFLEPDSKSQVTLRYVDGKPVECTALVVSTQHAPDYYYYKGEGDETKYAELRDHVLTVAREVMPDGFVTDATTIHVNPTGRFEIGGPDGDAGVTGRKIIVDTYGGASPHGGGAFSGKDPTKVDRSAAYITRYLAKNVVAAGLAKRCTIQLSYAIGIAEPLSVYVDLHGTAANGVDEAKLEAVLPKLVRLTPRGIREHLGLNAPIYKPSAAYGHFGRTPDGQHFPWEKTDLVDQLKAAMA
- the lnt gene encoding apolipoprotein N-acyltransferase, whose translation is MNFLTRLIDRFPALLALILGGLAALGFAPFSLWPLTPLAVIGLFQILISHQGHKKLLRIGFGFGFGHFFIMLLWIPQPFYFQDAMPVWFGWPALALLCLFLACYPLLAIYSAKWLAGEKPLALIPALAACWAISEMLRATLFTGFAWNPLGIALVDFAYPARWVGSYGLSALLILTAGGFWLLLSRNWKPGLLLSLPLILLWSASYVLLSTNGLTLERSATRLTIVQNNMGQDRDWYDPVVIQQNRESLLRLSRDLTPDDLRPRILFWSEGVINSDPLEDGYPSYFAAPNEARAWRKLYTSPLRPGDMLITGGAKFEFDDRPRLVSTRNSVFAIGGDGALIGRYDKFHLVPYGEYLPFEEILGPLGLDKLTEGKVPFTPGPGPRSLDLGSLGKVGIQVCYEIIFSGETIDRNDRPDFMFNPSTDDWFGQLGPPQQVEQARLRAIEENLPVIRATPTGISTVIDRFGIVLESIPWHEEGRIDADLPPPGEPTLFSRMGYIAPIALSLILLLIAVALRRSRR
- a CDS encoding VOC family protein, yielding MSLRPFHLAFPVHNLAAARQFYGDVLGCAEGRSSDSWIDFNLFGHQIVAHLDPDMQPAAAPTNAVDGDAVPIFHFGVILQRADWDVLVERLNDLDIAYLIKPRVRFAGEAGEQGTFFITDPSGNGLEFKCFADDAQIFATD
- a CDS encoding YqaA family protein translates to MLKNLYNWTLDKAAHEQAPRWLAGVSFVESSFFPIPPDVMLAPMCLARPDRALYYAFICAIASVIGALLGYAIGFFLFEAVGQPILSFYGLNEKFADFSADFNEQGWIIVLLAGFTPLPFKVITIAAGATSMPLYVLIGASIIARSARFFIVAILLKRFGPPMKEWIDNNFALATTVVGVLFVGGFVALRYIL
- a CDS encoding GxxExxY protein — its product is MMRQRDEQLEELVTQVLDCAFDIHKRLGPGLLESVYESILADKLSRIGHKIDRQKPVKVIFDGVEADNGFRADLIINDLLLIELKSVEQLLPVHSKQTLTYIRLLNMKLGLLINFGAPTFREGIKRVANNYQGFVS